A segment of the Marinitoga hydrogenitolerans DSM 16785 genome:
TCACTCCCTCAATTCCATCTCTTGCCTCATAAATTTTAAATTTTTCATCAAATTCTAAATCTTTTAAAACTTTATTCTCATTAGAAAAAATATACTTTATAAAAAATCTATGATCTTCATTCTCATCTATTATTAGAATCTTTACCATCTAATTCTTCTCCAGAAAAACCATATGGAAGCAACTCTTTAACACTCATTTTTTTTAAATCTTTTTTTAAATTTGTTAAAACAACTTCATTAACACCAAATTCTGCAATTACCTGCCTACATGCTCCACATGGACTTATAGGAGTTTCTGTATCTCCTATTACAACCAACGTTTCAAATTCGGTTTCACCTTCAGAAACAGCTTTAAATATAGCTATTCTTTCTGCACACATAGACAATCCATATGAGGCATTTTCTATATTAGTTCCTGTATATATTTTCCCACTTTTAGTTAACAATGCTGCTCCAACTTTAAATTTGGAATATGGTGAATATGAATTTTTCATAGCTTCTTTTGCTTTTCCGTATAATAATTCAATTTTCTCCTGATTTGTTTTCATTAAATTCCCCCTTAACTGTTATCTTAACTTTATCTATTTTATTTTTCGATACTGATACAATTTCAAATATAACTCCTTCTAATGTAATCTTCTCTCCCGCTTTCGGGAATCTCTCAAACTCTTCTAACAACAAACCTCCTATAGTTTCAAAATCTGTTTCTGGTAATTCTAAATCCAATTCTCTTTCAATATCATTTAATGGTGTCGTTCCATTTACCAAATATGTGTTTTTACCGAGTTTTACAATGTTTATTTCTTCAGAAACAATGTCATATTCATCCAATATTTCTCCAGTTAATTCTTCTAATATATCTTCTAATGTAACCAACCCTGCAGTTCCACCATACTCATCAACGACAATTGCCATATGCGTATGCTTTTCTAAAAAAAGTTTTAAAACATCTCTAACCTTCATTGTTAACGGTATGTATTCAACTTTATGCATTAAATTTTTTATGTTTATTTCTAAAATTGATTTGTTCATGCCTTCTTTTTCAATTATTTTAAAAACATCTTTTGCATAACATACTCCTATAATATTATCTATTGATTCTTTATATATTGGTATTCTGGAATATCCTTCTTCATTAATAATTTTGATTAATTTTTCCAATGTATCTTCATCAGAAATGCCAACAATATCAACCCTTGGTGTCATTATTTCTTTAACAGCAATTTCTTTTAATTCTAATCCTCTTTTCATTATAAATTTTTCATCTTTTTCGATTACCCCTTCTTCATGGCCTATATCAAGATAATTCATTATTTCATCTTCTGTAATAAATGGTGCCTCGCTTATTTTTTCTCCACCAAAAAGTTTAATGAAAAAATTTGAAATATTTACCAGCAACCAAATTATAGGTCTTAATATATATGTTAAAAATGAAATAACTGGAAATATTATATTAAAAAATTTCTCTGTATTTTCTCTAGCATAAACTTTTGGAGTTATTTCACCAAAGATTAAAATCATTAAAGTTAATATTCCCGTTACGATTCCAACTACTCTTCCGGGATTTCCTGGAATAAGCTCAATAATAAAAGCTGTAGTTAAAGATGATACCAATATATTTACTAAATTATTCATTACAAGGATTGTGGTTAATAGTTGATTGGGATGATGAAGAAAGTGATGCAATTTTTCTTTTGTATTTTCATCATCCTCATTTTCAATTAAATCTTTAACCTTTAATCGACTCATTGATGTTAATGCTGTTTCAGAAGCCGAAAAAAAAGCTGATAAAAACAACAAAGATATTATTTGTAAAATCATAATAATTACTTGCTTATAACTACTGGGGTCTTCCACTTTTAAGTCCTCCTATCTCAACCTTTTAAATCCATACCCAAGTGTTTCTGAATTTGGGATTATACTTATGAAAGCTTTATCATCAATATTTTTTATAATTCTTCTGAGTTCTCCTATTTCTCTTCTTGTTAATACAATCATTAAAATATTTTTCTCCTCTAATGTATACCCACCTTTTCCATTTAGAAGAGTTACGCCTCTATCTAACTTTTCAAAAACTTCCTTTTTAATTTTATCATATTTTTCACTTATTACCAATACCGTTCTCGTCGCTTCAAATCCTTCAACAACTGTATCTATCATTTTAGATGTAACAAAAATGGTTATAACCCCAAACATAGGAACTATTGGATTAATCAAAAATGCTGACATTGTAACTAATGTATCTACTAATAAAAGTCCTTTTCCCGTAGAAATATGAAAATATTTATTTATAATCATCGCTATAATGTCTGTTCCACCTGTCGAGGCATTACGCCATATAACTAATCCAATTCCAATTCCTGCTAAAACTCCTCCATATATAGCACTTATTAGCAAAGGATCTATTTGAATTTGTGTATTTAATAAAATATTTTTCATCATTGTATCTAAATGCAATACCTGTTCAAAATAATCAATTAGAAAAGATAACAATAAAGCGGCATAGATGCTTTTAAATCCAAATCCAACACCCAAAAGCCAGAATCCCAATGCAAATAAAACTACATTATAAATCAACATTTGTAACCCTAACCACCAACCAAAAAGATTTTTCAAAACTATAGCTAATCCACTAACTCCACCTGCAACTATTGAAAACGGGTCAAGAAAAAGAACTATTCCTAAGGCAGTTAGTATTGTCCCTATTGTTATTAGTATATAATTAATACTTTCTTTTTTAAGTCTTTCCAATTCTTATTCCCCCAATTTTTTTAATTTTGCTATCTCTTTTAATAATCTTTTCTCCCTCAATCCTGGTTTTTTAAACTTCACATTTATTTTAACATATAAATCACCGTATTTCCCCGTTCTAAAGTCTGGTAAACCATGACCTTTTAAAACTAACACAGTTCCGGGATTGGTACCTTCTGGAATTTTAACTGTAGTCTTACCATTTAGTAATTCTAATTCAACAGTACTACCTAATAAAGCCTGAACATAATCAATATCTATACTTGTTTCTAAATTATTACCATTTCTGATGAATTTAGGATTCCTTCTAACATTTACTTTTATAATTAAATCTCCAGCAGAACCCCCATTTTTACCATCATTTCCTTTATTTGGAATTCTGAAAGTATAACCATCTTCCACACCTGCGGGTATTGTTATATCTATTTTTTCTCTAACTATATTTTTCCCACTTCCATGACAAACATTACATCTCTCATTAATTATTTTACCTTCGCCATGACATGTTGGACATTGATAATTTCTTACAAATACACCAAAGAAGGTCCTTTCTTCTTCTTTTATAGTCCCTGAGCCATTACATCTTGGACATGTTGTGAAACTTGTTCCGTTTTTTGCTCCGGTTCCATTACATGCTTTACATGTCACATATCTATCATATTCTATATGTTTCTTTATATCATTTAAAACTTCTTTTAAATCAACAGAAATAGAGAAAAACTTATCTTCTCCTTTAATAGGAGGTTTAGAGGTTCTCTGTCTTCTTTGTGATGTCGTGCTTCCTCCACCCATAAACATATCAAAAATATCAGAAAATGTTCCTCCAAAATTACCAAAATTGCCGAATAAATCTTCGAATAAATCTTCGAATCCTCCTCTTCCTCCACCTTGATTAGGTGGTGGCATTCCGTTTTCTGGAACAAATCCAAATCTGTCATATAATGCTTTCTTTTGAGGATCGCTTAATACTTCATAAGCTTCCTGTATTTCTTTAAATTTTTCCTCTGCTATATTTTTATTTTCTTGATGTCTATCTGGATGCCATTTTTTAACTAATTGTCTATATGCCTTTTTAATTTCCTCTGGTGTTGCATTTCTTGAAACTCCTAATATTTCATAATAATCTTTTCTTTGATTCAATATTATTCACCCCTTTCTGCATCTTTTTTTTCATCTTCTTTTTTATCTTCTTCCTGTTTTTTTTGCGGTTTTATTGCTACTTTTACTTTTGCCGGTTCAATTATTTTGCCTTCCAATTTTATTCCTGGTGATTCCAAACTATATACATGATACTCTTCAACTTCATCTGTTTCAACTTTTTCTATTGCATCATGTTCAAACGGATCAAATTTATCATTTTTATCTGGCATAATAAATTCAATACCAATATCTTCTATTGTTTTTACAAATGATTTATAAATCATTTCAACACCTTTTGCAAATATATTAAGATTTTCTTGATTTTTCATCACGATTGAAAAGTTCTTATATATTGGTAATAACTGCTTTATAACTCCTTCTTTAGTTTCTTTTTTTATTCTCATTTTTTCTTTTTGAACTATATCTTTATAATTTTCAAAATCAATTTTTAATGTAATTGCATAATTCTTTATTTTTTCATATTCTTCCATCAACTTTTCTTTTTCAACTTTTTGACTTTCTAATTCTTTTTTTAATTCTTCTATTTCCTTTTTTAAAGCTTCCATATCTTTATCTAATGCCTTTTCTTTATTTTTTATTCCTTTTATTTTTTCTTGTTTTTTCTTTTGTGGCATTAAAATCCCTCCTTACAAATTTTTTGATATGATTTTAGATAATCTAGAAGTATATTCATTTAAAATCGAATATATTTTTTTATAATCACTATATTTAAATGTTAGCAAAACAACCTTTCCTAAAGGATTCGCATTATGGCAATATGAAGTTTCAATCATAATAAAATTTTTTAATTCATTCATACCAAATTCATTACCAATAGTAGCTTTTATACCAATATCAAAAGATTTTAATGAAAGCAATTGAACCTTTATTTTATCTTCTTCTACAATCTTTGATAGGAAAAGTATCTCTTTTGTGTTAAAATATCCTAGAGATATAATTCTCGCTAAACCATTTACAATAAATTTATTTCTAAAAAATTCTTCAGCTAATAAATAAACCAGATTATATAAATTCATTAATCTAATATCCTGTTCTTTTTCAATACTTTTTGTTTTTATTAAATTAATAATTTCATGCATGGTTTTACCAACAAGCCCTTCATTTAAAATCTTTTCAAGCTCTTTAGGTGAAGGAAACCCAAACTTTTCAACAGTCCTTGTTATAGATAATCCAAGATTGGTCATTAATGTTATTTGATAAAAATTATTTGTTAAATCTGCAACAACTGCCCTGGTAATAAATATATATCTTGAATCCGGGAGTTCTAAAATTACAATGCTGTCGGTTAATTCTGCAAGCATTTTTGAAAATTTATCAAACATAATATTTATATCATAAAATTTATATTCTTGCGGTAATTCTATATTTTTACCTTTTACAGAAAAGCTTTCCTTTATAGCCTCAAAATATAATCTTAAAGCTTTATCTGTTGGAATTCTTCCCGCACTTGAATGCGGTTGAAATATTAAGTCTAAATGTTGCAATTTCTGCATATCATTTCTTATAGTTGCAGAACTAACATTTAAATTAGACTTTCTTAATATTTCAGATGAACTTATAGGTTTTTTTTCTTTGATAAAATTTTCTATAATTGAAAATAAAATTTTCTTTTGTCTATTACTTAATTCTTTTGGCATTTTATCACTCCTTTTTTTTGAGTGCTAATTATATGATAACATAAAAAAAGGGTTGTAAAAAATTAATTATTGGTGTAAAATTAGTTAAGAAATGATATATGGGAGCGTGATATTATGACTGGCCATGAAATTATTGAAATTTTAAAGGACTTGATAATTGAATATGATTTTCCTTTGGAAAAAAATTATACATTCTTTACAAATAATACAAACAAAATAAAACCGGAATCGGTTTTTGTTTGTATAAAAGGTGCTTATTTCGATGGCCATGATTTTGTAAAAACAGCAATAGAGTTTAAAGCTTCTTTAATCATTGGAGAAAACCCCAAAAAAATCCCGTTATCTCACCCTTACATTCTTGTGAGCGACACAAAAAAAGCTTATGCTTTGCTCAATTATGCATATTATAACATAAATTTTGATGATTTTAATTTCATAGGTGTTACTGGAACAAATGGAAAAACCACTGTAATTTCTTTAATCCACTACATTTTGACGCAAGGAGAAAAAAATAGTTCTTTAATTAGTACTGTTGGTATTAAACTAAATGATGAACTTCTTTATGAACCATACAATACTACGCCAGGTGTAGATGAAATTGCAAAAATATTAAGCCTTTCAAAAGAAAGGTCTATTAAAAATATATGTCTTGAAGTGTCTTCACATGCTCTGGATCAAAAAAGAGTATACAAAATCCCATTTTCAATTGCTATTTTAACAAATATTACTCGTGACCATCTTGATTATCACAAATCATTTGAAGAATACAAACAAATCAAATTTTCATTATTTAAACAATTAAAAAAGACTGGATATGGAATCATAAATTTAGACTGCATAAATATAAAAGAAGTTCCATTAGAAAAAGATAAAATAATTACATACGGTTTTAATGAAAATTCAGATTATGTAATTTCGAATGTTGAATACAACAATGCCCAAATGAGTTTTATTATTACCGAACCTGATGGTACAGAAAATAAAATCCATACACTTTTAATAGGTGAGTATAATGCACAAAATATAACAGCTGCATTTATTGCTTTAAAAGTCTTAAATATTGACAATGAAATTATCAGACATGGTCTTTTAACTTTCAATGGTGTCCCAGGTCGTTTCCAACTTGTTGAAAACACCAAAGATATTGAATACAAGGTTTATATAGACTTCGCACACACTCCAGACGCACTTGAAAAAGTGTTAAAAAGCGCAAGAAAAATTACTAAAGGCAGGATAATTTTAGTTTTTGGTGCAGGTGGAGCCGCTGATATAGGAAAAAGAAAAATAATGGGTGAAATAGCTTCAAAATATAGTGATTTAATAGTCATAACAGATGATGATCCAAAAGATGATGACCCAGAAGAAATAATAGAACATATTTTAGAAGGTATAGATAAAGAAAAAACCTTTATTGTTATCAGAAACAGAAAAACTGCTATAAAAGCTGCTGTTAGCTTTGCTTCAAGAGATGATATTGTTATTATTGCTGGTAGAGGTCATGAAAAATTTCAATTATATGAAAATGGCAAAAAAATACCTTTCAATGACTATGAAATTGCATATGATATAGTTCAAAAGTTTAGAAAGGTGTTGAAAAGATGAATATCTCACATTATGAGATAGATTCCAGAAAAATAAAAGAAAATGATATTTTTATCGCAATTAAAGGAGAAAAAAACAATGGCCATGATTTTGTAAATGACGCTTTAAAGAAAGGCGCTAAAACTGCTATTGTTGAAGAAAAAAGAAATTACATTAAAGAGGTTATTTTGGTAAACAATGTTATTGACTATATAAATGAAAAAGCCTCTAAACTGCTAAAAGAAAGATCAAAGATTAGAATAGGTATAACAGGATCAAACGGAAAAACCACTACAAAATTTTTTTTATTTCATTTATTATCATATGGGTTTAATGTTTTCACAACAGAAAAGAATTATAATACTGAAATAGGTCTCCCTTTAAGTATATTAAACAATTTTAAAAATCAACCTGTTTCTGTTTTAGAAATGGGACTTAGAAAAGAAAATGATATTGAATATCTTTCAAAATATTATAATCCAAATATTTCTATTATTCTTAATATTGGAACAGCACATATAGAATTTTTTAAAACAAGAAAAAAGATCGCTGAAGAAAAATTAAAAATTATTTCATATGCTGAAAAACCAGGATTATTATTCATTAATGGTGATGAACCATTGTTAAATATAGAATATCCAAAAGATATTAAAGTTTTTAGATTTGGTGAAAAAAACGATAATGATGGCTATTTATTGGATTTTGAATATTTAAAGGGTAATACACGAGTTTATTATAATATTTATAATGAAAATCTAATGCTTACTTTACCTGGAATTTGGAATAAAGGACAATTAATTGATGTTTTAGCCTCATTAATGGTTTCATTGTATTTTGAAATTCCACTTGACCCATTTTACATTTCAAATTTTTCTTTACCAGAAAAGCGTTTTGAATTAAAAGAGGTCGGATCGAGTATAATTATAAATGATGCTTATAACGCATCAAAAGAATCATTTTTTAGTGCTTTTGAAAGTATCAAAAAAATGAATATAAACAAAAAAAAGATATTATTAATGTCCGAGGTTCTTGAAATTGGTGATATTGCCCAAAAATATCATCAGGAAATTGTCAACAAAGCGTGTGAAATTTTTGATAAAATATACTTTTATGACCCTCAAAATAAATTTGATTTCAAAGATATTATTTTTTTAAATAAAAAAAATGACATTATAAAAATTTTAAAATCAGAAAATTCTTTGATTTACGTAAAAGGGTCAAATGGAACTGGGCTCTGGAAAATTGTTGAAGAATTTATAGAATCATCTAAATGAATTTTCACCATATTTTGATTTTTATAGGTTGGAAAAAGGAGGAAGAAATGTTATTATTATTTTCTTTAATTATTATTTTTTCTGAATTTTTATTGTATCCAAAATATATCAAGTGGGCTAAAAAGCGTCAATTCGGTCAATATATTCGCCCAGAAGGTCCAGATCTTCACGGATATAAACAGGGAACTCCTAC
Coding sequences within it:
- a CDS encoding cytidine deaminase; this encodes MKTNQEKIELLYGKAKEAMKNSYSPYSKFKVGAALLTKSGKIYTGTNIENASYGLSMCAERIAIFKAVSEGETEFETLVVIGDTETPISPCGACRQVIAEFGVNEVVLTNLKKDLKKMSVKELLPYGFSGEELDGKDSNNR
- a CDS encoding hemolysin family protein, encoding MEDPSSYKQVIIMILQIISLLFLSAFFSASETALTSMSRLKVKDLIENEDDENTKEKLHHFLHHPNQLLTTILVMNNLVNILVSSLTTAFIIELIPGNPGRVVGIVTGILTLMILIFGEITPKVYARENTEKFFNIIFPVISFLTYILRPIIWLLVNISNFFIKLFGGEKISEAPFITEDEIMNYLDIGHEEGVIEKDEKFIMKRGLELKEIAVKEIMTPRVDIVGISDEDTLEKLIKIINEEGYSRIPIYKESIDNIIGVCYAKDVFKIIEKEGMNKSILEINIKNLMHKVEYIPLTMKVRDVLKLFLEKHTHMAIVVDEYGGTAGLVTLEDILEELTGEILDEYDIVSEEINIVKLGKNTYLVNGTTPLNDIERELDLELPETDFETIGGLLLEEFERFPKAGEKITLEGVIFEIVSVSKNKIDKVKITVKGEFNENKSGEN
- a CDS encoding YitT family protein encodes the protein MERLKKESINYILITIGTILTALGIVLFLDPFSIVAGGVSGLAIVLKNLFGWWLGLQMLIYNVVLFALGFWLLGVGFGFKSIYAALLLSFLIDYFEQVLHLDTMMKNILLNTQIQIDPLLISAIYGGVLAGIGIGLVIWRNASTGGTDIIAMIINKYFHISTGKGLLLVDTLVTMSAFLINPIVPMFGVITIFVTSKMIDTVVEGFEATRTVLVISEKYDKIKKEVFEKLDRGVTLLNGKGGYTLEEKNILMIVLTRREIGELRRIIKNIDDKAFISIIPNSETLGYGFKRLR
- the dnaJ gene encoding molecular chaperone DnaJ, whose translation is MNQRKDYYEILGVSRNATPEEIKKAYRQLVKKWHPDRHQENKNIAEEKFKEIQEAYEVLSDPQKKALYDRFGFVPENGMPPPNQGGGRGGFEDLFEDLFGNFGNFGGTFSDIFDMFMGGGSTTSQRRQRTSKPPIKGEDKFFSISVDLKEVLNDIKKHIEYDRYVTCKACNGTGAKNGTSFTTCPRCNGSGTIKEEERTFFGVFVRNYQCPTCHGEGKIINERCNVCHGSGKNIVREKIDITIPAGVEDGYTFRIPNKGNDGKNGGSAGDLIIKVNVRRNPKFIRNGNNLETSIDIDYVQALLGSTVELELLNGKTTVKIPEGTNPGTVLVLKGHGLPDFRTGKYGDLYVKINVKFKKPGLREKRLLKEIAKLKKLGE
- a CDS encoding nucleotide exchange factor GrpE yields the protein MPQKKKQEKIKGIKNKEKALDKDMEALKKEIEELKKELESQKVEKEKLMEEYEKIKNYAITLKIDFENYKDIVQKEKMRIKKETKEGVIKQLLPIYKNFSIVMKNQENLNIFAKGVEMIYKSFVKTIEDIGIEFIMPDKNDKFDPFEHDAIEKVETDEVEEYHVYSLESPGIKLEGKIIEPAKVKVAIKPQKKQEEDKKEDEKKDAERGE
- a CDS encoding HrcA family transcriptional regulator — protein: MPKELSNRQKKILFSIIENFIKEKKPISSSEILRKSNLNVSSATIRNDMQKLQHLDLIFQPHSSAGRIPTDKALRLYFEAIKESFSVKGKNIELPQEYKFYDINIMFDKFSKMLAELTDSIVILELPDSRYIFITRAVVADLTNNFYQITLMTNLGLSITRTVEKFGFPSPKELEKILNEGLVGKTMHEIINLIKTKSIEKEQDIRLMNLYNLVYLLAEEFFRNKFIVNGLARIISLGYFNTKEILFLSKIVEEDKIKVQLLSLKSFDIGIKATIGNEFGMNELKNFIMIETSYCHNANPLGKVVLLTFKYSDYKKIYSILNEYTSRLSKIISKNL
- a CDS encoding UDP-N-acetylmuramoyl-L-alanyl-D-glutamate--2,6-diaminopimelate ligase, translated to MTGHEIIEILKDLIIEYDFPLEKNYTFFTNNTNKIKPESVFVCIKGAYFDGHDFVKTAIEFKASLIIGENPKKIPLSHPYILVSDTKKAYALLNYAYYNINFDDFNFIGVTGTNGKTTVISLIHYILTQGEKNSSLISTVGIKLNDELLYEPYNTTPGVDEIAKILSLSKERSIKNICLEVSSHALDQKRVYKIPFSIAILTNITRDHLDYHKSFEEYKQIKFSLFKQLKKTGYGIINLDCINIKEVPLEKDKIITYGFNENSDYVISNVEYNNAQMSFIITEPDGTENKIHTLLIGEYNAQNITAAFIALKVLNIDNEIIRHGLLTFNGVPGRFQLVENTKDIEYKVYIDFAHTPDALEKVLKSARKITKGRIILVFGAGGAADIGKRKIMGEIASKYSDLIVITDDDPKDDDPEEIIEHILEGIDKEKTFIVIRNRKTAIKAAVSFASRDDIVIIAGRGHEKFQLYENGKKIPFNDYEIAYDIVQKFRKVLKR
- a CDS encoding UDP-N-acetylmuramoyl-tripeptide--D-alanyl-D-alanine ligase gives rise to the protein MNISHYEIDSRKIKENDIFIAIKGEKNNGHDFVNDALKKGAKTAIVEEKRNYIKEVILVNNVIDYINEKASKLLKERSKIRIGITGSNGKTTTKFFLFHLLSYGFNVFTTEKNYNTEIGLPLSILNNFKNQPVSVLEMGLRKENDIEYLSKYYNPNISIILNIGTAHIEFFKTRKKIAEEKLKIISYAEKPGLLFINGDEPLLNIEYPKDIKVFRFGEKNDNDGYLLDFEYLKGNTRVYYNIYNENLMLTLPGIWNKGQLIDVLASLMVSLYFEIPLDPFYISNFSLPEKRFELKEVGSSIIINDAYNASKESFFSAFESIKKMNINKKKILLMSEVLEIGDIAQKYHQEIVNKACEIFDKIYFYDPQNKFDFKDIIFLNKKNDIIKILKSENSLIYVKGSNGTGLWKIVEEFIESSK